ATCACCAACAGGGCTGTCACTGTGGAGCTGTTAGCAGAATGGCTCCAGGTAGACCAGCTCTGGATGATGGcgctttcttgtttttattagcCACACTGTGCTGGGAAGATCCAATTCAACTGGGAATAACTGGGAatattaacacatttatcataGGCAGGGAAACAGTGGGTAGCAGATATGAGTCTTCTCAATGGGAGCTTGGAAAAAGTGAATTGGAGGGTGAATGATATGGATGGACGTGATAAAAGGAGGAACTAAAAGGAAATTAGGAAGGCATGGAATGAGAAAATGTGTTCGGTTTAATCATTTAACTTCAATGTGCATGGAGTTATTAAATTTATATTAAAGTGATGATTTCCCAACATTTTTCAtcctaaataaaaacatgtagtgATGGAAGACCAGTTGCTGTAgcaatcatttatcatttatcattcCAGTGCTGCCACTCGATGGTAGAATGAAGCAGTGCACATCAGTGACTCCCAATGTGAAAATTATAGTATGTGTGTATCTTGTTTTGTCACAGAAGTCATTCAACCCGTGGCTATTTTCATTCATGAGTGAAGCAAGAAGTATAACCAACATCTTTATTTGTGCTCATGTACATTTTCTTATTGcagtgtcatttattttttaccaagtGGCACGTCCTCATAAACTTGTTGTTGAACTGTTCAGACATTGCTTTATCTGCATGCATGTATTCCTGAAAGTCACTGTAAAATTCAAACTGGCCTGACAGATTCTGAAACTTCTTCCTCCAATAGCTTCATCATCATTTTAGAGCAATGGTTCTCAACCAGGGGTCCCGGGACCCCCATGGATTTCTGAGTGAGTTCCGGGGTTCCCAGACAGTTGGAGAAATGTATTTTCCCAATTTAATTCACTATAGAATTAAACCCAATGTGAGTAAGAGTAATACAAATGAATTTTCTGATCATAGGTTTCACTCCCTTCAACTGACAGCTGTAGAATTCTAGTCTTAATCAAATCTAACAACCAAAATGTTCAGATGGCGGTCCCTGACACAAAATCTTATCAAATGGGTTTCTGTGACCTAGTGTGTATCAAATATAGTTTTGCTGATAAATACTGATTTAGGGCAAATGTAAGCCAAAACACACATCCTTTTAATTACGTGATTTGGCTGTGTAATTAAACTGGTGGATTGTTTGTCACGGTAATGAATCATCAATATATATTCACCATTGGAAGAGAGTGGGAGTTGGAGAGAGGAGAAGTGGATTGACATTTTCAAAAGGCCACTGTGGTCTTTTTGTCAATAAAAGATGAATTTGCATTAATCAGTCAAACAGAAGTTACGATGATACTGAAACAAGCTATTGATTGCCAGATCACTTAACAACATCAGTGTCACCTGAGCTGAGTGTGACTCTGTACTAGCCTTGGTGTACAGAAGAGGGCAGTAAAATCAAGACAGATGCTTGTGATATCTTAGTTTACCACACTATCCTGCACAGAGGCTGTAATACCCTCATATAAGCTACCGGGATGCGTTTAAACTAAATAATAGACCAGAGCAAGTAGGGCTAGATTGGATGAATTAAACCcggacattacattttttttccttactACCTCTAGTGGAGCAAACATGTAGGCTAATATTTGGCCTGAGTGAGCAAAGTCATGTTGTTATATTCTGCACATCAAGCTGATCAGTGGTTCTTTATAGTGAATCATGGCAACAACTGATGcattattaatgcaaaaattTCACACATTTGCCAAAATGATAGCTACCAGTAGTATCCTCTTCCTTGGGATTTAAAATGGAAGTTTTATAGGGgcatacaatttttcattttttatagaaCACAAGTTTTCCGTGGTAAAATAAAGTGGTTACAACTAAGACCCCACAAATGTCAGAATTCCATCAACTAGCCATCTTTGGTTCAGAGCGgttaacattagcattagcaattTAAGCATGCTAATGTCAATGCACAGCTGCAGCGGATGGGTTTGTTAGATTTCGAGAGCTCTTATACTCTGATACTCTTAAGTCCACTTAACTCCATTTTAAGTTTTACCAAATAAAATGACTACCTTTATGTGTTTCAGactgaatgataaaataatttatttagtaCTAAGACAGGAAAGCTAGCATGCTAATTCAATTCGTAAGACAGGAAAGCTAGCATGCTAATTCAGTTGTGTGGGTGATGGAAAAATAAATCCTTTATTTTGGAAGTGTCCTTGTTTGAACTGAAGTTTTAAACCAAAATGTGACTAATTTTCTCCTTTGGTGGTGCTactataaaataatgtaatacctAACTCCAAGTTGTCAAGCTTCCTCTCTGGACCAAAGTGGACCACACTGCTTGCTCaccataaaagttttttttattaatattcctATACTCACTTGTATGAAATACATCTAACATGCAAACATAGGAAACCTTAGCATGCTGTTCTGGACttacagaataataaaataataataccccTTCATCCAGTAGTATGAACTATAATTAACATGCTAATATGGAAACCTTTATAGCATGCTAACGGTAAGTACATGTGAGGGTGATGGAAGTTAAATATCAATGGATAATTCAACGTGCCCTTCCTTGAACTGAAGTGTTCAGATTGTATTTTGTACAACCTTGAACTGTTCCTGCTGCTACATGAAAAGTAATGACACATATTTCCAAGTTGTTGAGATTTATCTCAGGACCAAATTAATGCTGCTAGCATAGCTATAAATAGTGAATTCATTGAAACTAAAGGCACTCACTGAAACGTATGGCTGTCTTGTTTTGGACAAACATAAAATACACTTCCTTTCGGTAATATGAGATACATTTAGCGTGCTAAGAGGAGAAACGGTAGCGTGGTAATACCACTGTGTATAGCGAGGCTAAGGAGATTTCAGTCATAGCTTTCAAGGTGTTTTGTATTCTGACCTGTGAAACAGCATGAAAAATCCACCACCCCCAAATTCACAAGGTTTCATTATCTGCAGACTATAAATGTGTATAAATGTACCAAATTACCAAATGTTATGGCAATCCACCCAAAAGTTGTCAAGATATTTTGCTCTGGACCATGGACCGACCACTAATGTCTGCATTGAAACTAAGGCACCAGCTGAAACTTATGGCTTTCTATATTTGTTTTTGGACTAACACAATAGTTCATAACATTGCTATCTTcagtaatatacagtacaaCGTATTTTTGTGTAGTTGCAAACAAACAATTTTACATTCTTGTGAAATCAAACTGTAAAATGATTGACACGATAACTCTCAATTATAACTCTTGTGCTACAGTACATCACTATCCTTTTTAACCCTATAATAACTCTGCATTGTGCTTGTGGCTCATCTATTGCCGACATACAGTGTAGTCTCTGTGCTTTGCTTAAGTTACGTAAATATCAGTGAAGCCATTCATCAGGTATCCTCTAACATTCACTGAGGTATCTTCATTATGAAAAGAAAAGTAGTAGTGAGAAAAACCATGGACCTTGGAATTTACCATTAAAAGCAAGGTCTGACAAAACACTTCAGCATTAGGTAGATTGAGGCTTTAAAAGTGAAGCTGAGGGAACACTTGGTATCCAGGTTAACTCAGGTTCCAGACCTCCACTTTATAATGAATCCTTCTCCCTTTCTTGGTAAGACTCCTGTGTAGCATTCAAGCACAAGTATTGGCCAGGGGTCTATGTTCGCACGAGGTGCTGGTACCTGATTTACCTGATATAACCTGATAGATGGGTTATTTTAACCATGACCACTTGTGGTCAATGCCTTAGCCAATTGGGCTGCTACACAGGGTCGAAAATACTGGGATTCATAAGAACTCTCACCAGACCTGTATCTAACTGCTAACGTGATGGCATTAAGCTGACAATTTACATTTTGATGAAACAAACTTACAATACCATTGCTACATCATGGAAATGATGCATTTCCACATAGAATTCAGTTCAAGTTCATTTTTCCATCCTCcttctcttgttctgtttctgGCTGGATGACTGTGCCATTGGCATTTGGAGTTCTGCTGTCTACTTCCCCACCGTGGTTTTCGTTTTGgggtatttctgtgcaatgccGTAGGGCACATGGGCAGCAACGGTGCCCATTTCAGCCGCTCCCTCAACGTGAAACATCTGATCATCAAAGTAAATGTGAGGCCTGATCTTCTCCAGCATGGGGCCCTTCGGTGCCCCTGCAAGAAACAAGGCCTCGTCAATCTCCAAGCCCCAGGCCCTTAGGGTCTTCAACGCCCGGATCCCGGAGCTGGCTGCGCTACGAGCTGTGACCAAGTATGTTCGGATGGGGCAGTCCAGGCGCTGGCCTTTAGCGTAAAACTTTTTCTGGAGCTTCCCCAGTGCTTCCAGGAAGCCCTTCAGAGGACCCTGTCACAGAGGAAGAAACCGGTTAAGACATCTTGTGtttcaaagaagaaaaaaaagaaaaaaaatcttgtgtttcagagtgttgttttgtgtcttgtagaTTCGAATCATTAGTTTCCTTGTCATTCAAGATCTATAGGTACAAGCAAACTCTTTTTGAATCAGcaccatttgtttttttaagctcaCACAGCTGAAAGCGAATTTCATAAATTGCTGGCTGTCAGACAGAATGATGCACCAACTGAATCCTAATGCCTTTTGAAACCATTTATCAAATAATTTTGcataatttattcatagaaTAATGGATTTTATATCTAGAACATCTGCATAATCATTTACAGGTGATTAGGTCTGCACGGAAATGACAATGTAAGGCTGCAATGGAGATTAAGGTTCaacgtttttttatttattaataatgacaaaaaacaaacctcaTTTATTCTAAGATAGACTGAAGTGCAATCTGATtctatctattattatttatttttggcaccTTATCTACTGTTCAAGAGAAAATGTCTCAACAGACCCCCATTGAAAACTACTTACGTGATCCAGTAGTGTGTCCTCGTTGTCTCTCTCATGCTCGAAGAACTTGTCCAGCCCGTGTGCCTTGAAGATTCGCTCTGATTCATCAGAGAAGAGGACAGCATCGCCGTCAAATGCCACCCTCAGCTGGGATTCTGATACTTCTGTCAGCTTCTCTGTCATGAACATGGTGGCTGCTGCGATGCCTGAACATAAAACAGAAGGAGACATCACTAAGAATGGCTCAATAATAGATTTGTTGAGAGCAGTTGTGGTTGGACAGTCCATGTTATTTGTCTTCATTCCACttgatttcattttacttcactGCATTTCACTGCCCTTCAGTTCTTTACTGCACATGACTTCAGATTACTTTACTCATggactgtttaaaaaaatggatgaagccaccatgatgtcacccattgggcTTTGCCTTTGGTATCTTTTTTGTAAGGCCAGATAACAGTGTACTCATATCTGATTGATGACACCTCTATATTGCTGGTCATTGCTTAAGATCGATTAGCATCGATAAGCCTCTTGAAATGCAAGAATGGAGTTGGAGTTGAGAGACAACggcataaatgtattttaaaaaagctaaGTAAAAACTAAAAGGGATGTCAGACAATAGCTGATAGGTTCCAAGATGGCATTTCAGCCAATGTGCTTCATTTCTTTTGCTCTTTACACAGACTGCTTCCCTGCAGTCAAACAAGGCTCGCGCAAAACGTGATATGACTAAGCCTGCAACCCAGAACCAGAATGCTACTGGTAACACAATCTTGTCGTGTTTCCTCCAGATTCTGCATTAACATGCAGATATGTGGTTATCACAAATAAAGACACGAAACTggctttattttaccttattacTTCATTTCCTGctagaaattgaaaaaaaatcaaaaacattttcatctacGCTGTTACAGCTGTAGTGCAATTAAAACACTCTCAGAGCAGACATTGTTAATGGCCTTCAGCTTCAAGCAAGTATTAACAAATAGCTTCAGAGCTAATTAAGACCTTTCAAGTAAAATGTCAAGGACAGTTCccttgcttgtgtgtgtgtgtgtgtgtgtctgtgtgtgtatgtgtgtgtgcttcccaCAGAGTCACTGCATTAGTGACACGAAGCGTGTAAGTCACATGGAGAATGTCCCTGGAGGCACCTTGAGAGGTATGTGGTCACGCTGTGATCAATCAGCACACAGTTAATTTTCCCTCAGCCCTCCACTGTACACAGTACATACAGTGCATTGGTTTCTGGTTGTCATTACTAGAAAATCAAAATAACTTCCTTCATTCTGGCTTTGCTTTGCAGTGTTTTCCTTTTGGTTTGAACCCTAATTTTCCCTGGTCGGTCTGCTCTATTAAAGCTTCCTTTTGGTCAGCAGTGATAATGCAGCATGAAATTTGCTGCACTGAACAAATGTAAACCCTCAGAAGCGGTTGTCAGCTCACGTCCCGCAAATTCCACATCAATGTATTCTGTTTCCAGCTCCCTGTCAGCAGAGCACATTAACATCTTGTATTTCTTTGGCAGAGAGCAGCCCATGTTTGCAAATATTGATACATATTCAGAGCCACAGCCAGAGCAAATGGGATGTTACAGCCTGCTGGTATTCCCTTTGGTGTGCCTCTTGATATGCCGTGACACGCAGGAATCCATCAAGGCAACACAAAGAGGAGAACCCATCAATATGCTGGTTTATGGTAATGTGATAACATGTCAGTCACTCTATTCATTATGcaaacaggacaggaaataattcCGGAGGTTGACTTACAGCTCACAAAGTGTTCGTGTGCCTGTAAGAATTTAAATTGAAGTTAAaatggaaaagtttatttttttcatgttttattccaaATGCCAATCACTTTCCAAGGCTAAACGTATAATTTCACTGATAACTGGGGCTGTAACTTCAAATCAGACGCTGTATAGTGTGACTgttttgttgaaatatttttttctgttagtgGCATAAACAGTGTACTGTTTAAGTCTTCCACAAGTCCTCCAAACTATATAACCTCATACGTTGTTAGTTCTTACCTTTAAGTATGACTCAAAGGAGCATTTTAGGTTCAAATATACTTACTTTTAGCCACACGTATGCATAGACAACCTTCTGTGTCGCATACTATCCCTATGTACAACGTATTGTCCGTGCTCTGTTTTCCAAGAGATCAACACATCAGTTACCATGTTAAACATGTCATTAATTTTATGAAACTGGTTTAGTCTTGTAAGATTTAGGCAACAACCCTACTTCCCTAAGGTTAGAGTAAAAAAGTACAtggttaataaataattaccGGAAGTGAGGGGACCTTTTTGTGCTTTACTCTCTGTTTCCTTGCATTCACTTTTGGCATTATTCATAATTACTATGAACACTATTACAAACACAATTATTATGGGAACTGCCTTTCTCGATAACCAAACTTAAAACTGTAATTCCTACAAGTATGATAAAATAAGGAACTGGACAGTATATTTGCATCCTAGAGGACATAGGATATCGGATTGGatatatacagtaaaacaatgctgttaatttgataataatttcagcattattttttttaaataaaaagtaattgcaagtaattactctatacactaaaggaaataatattaatacatttactgttttacaattgatttccatactgtgttttCTATGAAAAACATTACTtcaagttaattatttaaacagcatttgtataggactgattctgatcaaaattatgataaaaatgaaaaaatacagtagtctactttacttttcatactgtctactgtgttttttctacagtaatgttttaactactGTGATTTTCCACAGTAATGTTTTGACTATtataattttgtcacaaggactgatttttattgtaaattatacagcactatactgtaaaaaaaaagcaaacacagtgatgaactgtgaataatacagtgAATAACTTTAGATTTCAcagcgattatttacagtgcagtacaGTATTTAATGCTAACATCACAATTTGTTTTTCACAGTCATAACTTTCTGACTTTGCTGTACTGAAGGTCATCTTTAATTCTAAAGTAACAGATACCTTAGAAAATACCttagaaaaaaagatttccttgtgtgtgtgtgtgtgtgtgtgtgtgtgtgtttgtgtgtctgtgtgtgtgtgtgcgtgtgcgtgctcACCTTCAGCCAGCGCCTCCCTGACCTTCTCAGCGTCAGCAGACAGGTAGAGATTGGTGTGCCAGGCCTTCAGGTAGCCAATAGGACTGCTTCCCCCCGTCATACAAAACCTCTCAATAAACAAGTCTGGGGACGAGAGGAACAAGCCAGCACAAGGTTTTCAGTTTCAGTACATCGTTAAATGTCAACATACAGCACATTGGCAGTGTGACATATCCATTACAGTATTGGTAAGTGTTTATCTGTATCTTTACAGACTGTGAGATACAGAAGCaaagtgacaaaacaaaatgcagaaaaatccATATTTCCGCTTGCAGCTGTATTTGTATCGCAATTCATGAAACATAAATTG
This genomic interval from Centropristis striata isolate RG_2023a ecotype Rhode Island chromosome 14, C.striata_1.0, whole genome shotgun sequence contains the following:
- the nt5c1aa gene encoding 5'-nucleotidase, cytosolic IAa, translated to MVKMSLDPVQVMSGQVKELKVAPSSNGDSRGSWEEKEEFDQDHLGLTSKPKPVTERRARKVEGGVFFPKPENAVTIAVSSRVLFRTEREQKVFEQKGVEEYLRYQIEHENEPFAPGPAFPFVKALEAVNTRLRDLYPQSEELFDIVLVTYNHAHVGIRLINTINHHNLFIERFCMTGGSSPIGYLKAWHTNLYLSADAEKVREALAEGIAAATMFMTEKLTEVSESQLRVAFDGDAVLFSDESERIFKAHGLDKFFEHERDNEDTLLDHGPLKGFLEALGKLQKKFYAKGQRLDCPIRTYLVTARSAASSGIRALKTLRAWGLEIDEALFLAGAPKGPMLEKIRPHIYFDDQMFHVEGAAEMGTVAAHVPYGIAQKYPKTKTTVGK